A stretch of the Aegilops tauschii subsp. strangulata cultivar AL8/78 chromosome 4, Aet v6.0, whole genome shotgun sequence genome encodes the following:
- the LOC109759462 gene encoding uncharacterized protein, with product MQQAMSLPPGAVGAVSPPAGITTEQIQKYLDENKQLILAILENQNLGKLAECAQYQAQLQKNLLYLAAIADAQPPQNPASRPQMVQQPGSMQGAGHYMSQVPMFPPRTPLTPQQMQEQQHQQLQQQQAQALSFPAQMVMRPGTVNGMQQPMQAAGDLQPAAAPGGSKQDAAVAGASSEPSGTESHKKAGAEKEVGADVADQS from the exons ATGCAGCAGGCGATGTCCTTGCCCCCGGGAGCGGTCGGCGCGGTGTCCCCGCCGGCCGGCATCACCACCGAGCAGATCCAAAAG TATTTGGATGAAAATAAGCAACTTATTTTGGCCATCCTTGAAAATCAGAACCTAGGAAAGTTGGCTGAATGTGCTCA ATATCAAGCTCAGCTCCAAAAGAATCTCTTGTATCTAGCTGCTATCGCGGATGCCCAACCACCACAGAACCCTGCAAGTCGCCCCCAG ATGGTGCAGCAGCCTGGTAGTATGCAAGGTGCAGGGCATTACATGTCACAAGTACCAATGTTCCCTCCAAGAACGCCTTTAACCCCACAGCAGATGCAAGAGCAGCAGCACCAGCAGCTTCAGCAGCAGCAAGCCCAGGCCCTTTCTTTCCCCGCCCAGATGGTCATGAGACCAGGCACCGTCAACGGCATGCAGCAGCCTATGCAAGCAGCCGGCGACCTCCAGCCAGCAGCAGCACCCGGAGGGAGCAAGCAGGACGCCGCAGTGGCTGGGGCCAGCTCGGAACCATCTGGCACCGAGAGCCACAAGAAGGCGGGAGCAGAGAAGGAGGTGGGCGCTGATGTAGCAGACCAATCCTAA